AAAGACTTAACTTTCGGGGGCGCTGTAGCATGACCGAGGGATTTGCCTGAGCCGATCGGATGTTTTTGAGTCGTCGCCGTTTTCTGCAAGCGAGTGCGGGGTTGCCAGCGCTGGCACTGACTGGCTGCCGCTCGGCTGACTTGCAGTTGGCACTGCCAGGCAACACAATTCCCGCGCCGATTCTGCGGCGATTTCAAGATCGCACTCGTCTGACAGTGCAGCTCGATCGCTGGTCTGGCTTGGCGGAGAGTAGCCGTCGCTTGCTGAACGATGACCCCACGCAACTGCCGAATCTGGTCGGCATTGGGGATGGCTGGCTGCAACAAGCGATCGCCTCAGGACGACTCGCACCTTTCAACCCCAATCACTGGCGGCATTGGACGGCTCTCCCCCAACGCTGGCGACAACAACTTCGCCGCGATCGCCAGGGTTTTCTCAGTGATGCAGGTGAGATTTGGGCAGCGCCCTACCGCTGGGGCACAACGATGATTGCCTTTCGCCGCGATCGCCTGACCAGTCCGCTCCAAGACTGGACCGATCTCTGGCGTCCAGAGCTGCGAGGGCAACTGATTCTGCCGGACGATCCGCGAGAGGTGATTGGTCTCACCTTGAAGCGCTTGGGCTGGAGCTACAACCAACCCAACTTGGCTGAGATTCCCGACCTTGAGCCGCTGTTGAAGTCACTCCACCAACAGGTCAAGCTCTACAGTT
The sequence above is a segment of the Synechococcus elongatus PCC 11801 genome. Coding sequences within it:
- a CDS encoding extracellular solute-binding protein → MFLSRRRFLQASAGLPALALTGCRSADLQLALPGNTIPAPILRRFQDRTRLTVQLDRWSGLAESSRRLLNDDPTQLPNLVGIGDGWLQQAIASGRLAPFNPNHWRHWTALPQRWRQQLRRDRQGFLSDAGEIWAAPYRWGTTMIAFRRDRLTSPLQDWTDLWRPELRGQLILPDDPREVIGLTLKRLGWSYNQPNLAEIPDLEPLLKSLHQQVKLYSSRNYLQPLLLGDALAAVGWSADILAALRRDSRLSAVVPRSGTSIWLDLWVQPQKRVSEALSDRWIDFGWSPAIAPQFAALGLAASPAVLTAAAIAPAKAAPLQIPPKAILEKSELILPLPETVRDRYLELWQTIRRA